The Pseudomonadales bacterium genome includes the window TAATTAGCATGGCATTTAGCTATTACAGCGCGGTGATTTTAGCCTTTTTAGCCGGCACATTGTGGCATAGCGAAGCTGCATATCTTAGCATCGCCAGCAATTTATTAGCGCTATACGCCGCAGCTTGTCTTTTTCTCTTTCACTTAGCCGCCGAGATCAGCCTATACTTATTGGCAGCAGGTTTTGTGATGATGTTAGGGCTGGACTTTTTTCGCCAGCTGCCGCGCTGGTATTGGCAACTGCGCTGCGGCTTAAGCATCACGGTGCTGTTAATGCATTGCTGCTTACTGTTTCAAATTTAGTACTGTTGCACATTTTGCTATTTCATA containing:
- a CDS encoding DUF3429 domain-containing protein — encoded protein: MVVHNKSLAITLGLLGLIPFIVLPSSITFIPDYSYLISMAFSYYSAVILAFLAGTLWHSEAAYLSIASNLLALYAAACLFLFHLAAEISLYLLAAGFVMMLGLDFFRQLPRWYWQLRCGLSITVLLMHCCLLFQI